From one Flavobacteriales bacterium genomic stretch:
- a CDS encoding ribose-phosphate pyrophosphokinase, whose translation MLESAKIFSGTATKYLSEQIAAASGERLGEVSVARFSDGEFQPSFEETVRGELVFIVQSTFPPSDNLFELLLMVDAAKRASAKRIVAVMPYFGFARQDRKDKPRVSVGAKLVANMLTAAGVDRIMTMDLHADQIQGFFEVPVDHLFASTIFLPHIKEMKLPDLVMAAPDTGGTKRANAYSKHLGCDMAICYKQRKVANQIERMTVIGDVKDKNVVLVDDMIDTAGTLTKAADMMMDLGATSVRAVCTHAVLSGEACERIEKSSLAELIVTDTIPIPAEKLAKTSKIKVLSVSQLFADVIRRVRSHESISSHFIIA comes from the coding sequence ATGCTCGAGAGCGCGAAGATCTTCAGCGGCACCGCCACCAAGTACCTGAGCGAGCAGATCGCTGCGGCCAGCGGCGAGCGCTTGGGCGAGGTGAGCGTGGCGCGCTTCAGCGATGGCGAATTCCAGCCCAGCTTCGAGGAAACGGTGCGCGGCGAGCTGGTCTTCATCGTGCAGAGCACCTTCCCGCCCAGCGACAACCTCTTCGAGCTGCTGCTCATGGTCGATGCCGCCAAGCGCGCCAGCGCCAAGCGCATCGTGGCCGTGATGCCCTACTTCGGCTTCGCCCGGCAGGATCGCAAGGACAAGCCCCGCGTCTCGGTGGGGGCCAAGCTGGTGGCCAACATGCTCACCGCCGCCGGGGTGGACCGCATCATGACCATGGACCTGCATGCCGACCAGATCCAAGGCTTCTTCGAGGTGCCGGTCGATCACCTCTTCGCCAGCACCATTTTCCTGCCGCACATCAAGGAGATGAAGCTGCCGGACCTCGTGATGGCGGCTCCCGACACCGGCGGCACCAAACGCGCCAACGCCTACAGCAAGCACTTGGGCTGTGACATGGCCATCTGCTACAAGCAGCGCAAGGTGGCCAACCAGATCGAGCGCATGACCGTGATCGGCGATGTGAAGGACAAGAACGTGGTGCTCGTGGACGACATGATCGACACCGCCGGCACGCTCACCAAGGCCGCGGACATGATGATGGACCTCGGCGCCACCAGCGTGCGCGCGGTGTGCACGCACGCCGTGCTCAGCGGCGAGGCCTGCGAACGCATCGAGAAGAGCTCCCTCGCCGAGCTCATAGTCACCGATACCATCCCCATTCCCGCCGAGAAGCTCGCAAAGACCAGC